TGAAATCCATAATAAATTCGAAAGAAAATCTGCTAATGAAAAGTCAAGTCACCACCCCAGAAATaagtaaaactgaaaatttcaaaatcttgaATACTGAGCCTGTCATGGAAGACATGAGTTCTGACCAAGAAAAGAATTGTGTTCAACACCTTACCACCAAATCTGAAATATGTGACAAAACGAAAACCTttgaaactaataaaaatatttctttgaaaagtcaagcaTTATCCCTTGGACCAATCTACAGaattgaaaatccaaaaaatttaaatcgtgACTCCTTCACGTCGAGTGAAACTGCTGGCACGCCAAATGTGAGTACACAACAGGCTTTCAACGCTTGCAGTAGAGTTAAAACGACTACATTGAAACCTAAAATTGAAGCTACTACTacaaaaactattgaaaatcTATCCTCACAAAGTGGTTCCATCACGAAGGGTATGATTCCTAGCCAAGAAAAGAATCCTGATCAATGGCTTGCCAAAAGTGGTCTAAACGCCAAAAGGAAGAATCTAAGCCtcaatgttaataaaaattctctaGACAGTCAAGCGTTGCTTCCTAGGTCAATGTATACAATTGGAAATCCCGAAAATTTGCATTGTGGGTCCTTTACGTTAAGTGAAATTCCAGACACGggaattaaaaatacacagcAGGTCGTCACCACTTGGAGTACAATCGGTACGCCGGCTTTAAAACCCAAGATCAATACTGCTATGAACACTATCGAAAATCTGTTATCTGAAAATGAATCTTTACCCCCTGAACTACTCTGTGCCCttgaaaatcttgaaaacttAAATCGTGAGATTACCTGTCAGACTTCTCAATATCCTGCCAATCAAACAAGTAACTTTGATCTTATCGATATTAAGGACGAGCCGTTGGACTTCAATTTTGATACTAACTATGGTGAGAGTTTTATGCGCTTTTAAAgcatgtaatttaatttttagttaagGTGTTACAGATTGGAATAATTTCGTGAAAGTAGGAGTTCCCGAGAATTTAAAACGTGTTATTAAAGAGGAAGATAGCGAAGACACGATAAGTGCCAGCGAGACCGAAGtagaaaatttcttaatgtCCCAGAACATTCCAGATGTAGATTTAGGTAAGAGTTGATTGTATGAGTTAACGCGGCTTTGGGAGATTTTTAAGTTACTAAAACAGTTTCAGTGGCATTAGATATCTGGGCCCCAAGATTTAGAGGCGGTTTAATTGCATTTGTTGGCTTTACAATAATTCTGTGAATACCTTCCCATTAGCTCTAAAATAatgatttcttaatttttcaaacggcAGTTGGTTAGTCATTGAATACTGTTATGACTGTTTTTGAtattgattaaataaaaaggatttttattaaacaatgaAGAACCAGATATTCCCGACTACGTTCTCATCACTCGAAGACACCCACTTTCAACTACACCAGTTCTAGAAAATGCACAACCGTCTGCCAATGATGTCGTTTGCGAACAGGAATCAAGTAAGTTCAAGCATCGGAAAGGCTCGACAATATATAAAACATTCAATAACAGATAATATTACAATATCGACCGAAAACTATTCTCAAAGTAAACCAAAACCGAAAGCTGCACCGGCGATACGTAAATCGGCTCCTGTACAAATTGAAGAAAAGAACGAGGACGAAAACGTGGGAATGTATACACAGAGAGCTTTATATGATGTTCCGCATAGGTAATATACGCGATGATTGATTCACGTTAAGTGTCTTATTAAAACCGTTAatggattattaaaaatggcaACTTTCTTAAATCTGACATTCTCGATATTTACTAAGACACTAATCGTAAATCACATTGCATGCACCTACATCTTTGGTTTTTGATTGTACTGATTATTCATCCAGCATTTCTAtactaaattttattcttgaaaCTTTACAGCGACCAGAGTAATGTGTGTGTCTTGTATACAAACTTCACTGACAATGGAGATTACATCAATGACCATGACTATCTAGTTAATCCATATATGAAGAATGATTTAACCACCAGCCACAAGCAGTTCGGAAATATGTGCATATGTCTGCTTTGTGGCTTGAAACATGCATCAGAAGAACATATTAAGGTACCCACACACACTACTAGATCTTATGATCAACCCAAATGTCACTGGTTTGTATCAAACCATTCTCTAATAAACGGGTTTATATTTTAGCATATGCAACATCATAATAGTGTCTGCCTCATTTGTAAGGTGAACTTTAAGAATGTATTCATATTAAATCTACATGTCCGTAGCCACATATGGCATTGCGAAGAATGTGGCGAGATCGTGACGTATTCCAGATATGAAGGTCATCATAAATTTCATATGTTGAAGCGTCTAACTGAACAACAACGCACCGTAAAATTGAAGCGTCTAACGCAAAAAGAACGTGctgtaaaattgaaacatttaaCCGAACAAGAACGTACTCTACAAACTAAACTACTCAACAACACGCCATCACCAATAAAGTGTAGTGAAAGCCATGATACTGGCCGACGAACTAGAAGAAAGAATTTGAAGGGCAGTGTATCTGAACATCTTTCAACGTCCCAGAAGATCACTAGTAATTCCGAACCTGTAACGcttttaagtttattaactAAATCACCAAAGTCAAAGCAAGAATCTTGTTCCAACGTTAAAAACTTCCCTCATGAACCTAagagtgaaaaaattgttgacaCTTCTTGTAAACACATCACATTGAAAACTTTATTGGACAATTCGATAATTGCTGAACTAAAAAAATCGAGCTTGGATACCAAAAGTATGAATGAATACAGAGAAGATGAGTGCTCAAAAAATAGGagcagaaaaagaaaaagcacAGGATTATCTGCTACAAATCAGGACAAGAAAGAACTTAAAAGTGCTGAATTTGTAGATGGTGGTCAATGTAGTTCTTGGGAGGTGAAAGTTGAAGCATATTCTAAAGCTAAAAGACCAAACCGACCTGAGatcaaaaagaagaaagaagaTGCAAAACCAGGTAAAATAGAGCATATTTCAAAAAGCggtttcattttaatacttCAATGAAACATATTAGCTTTCTCAACTTcactaatatttttacaacCTGTTAAAATTGAAGAGATGTTGACATTTTactgaaatagaaaattaagaaCCCTCCCTTTAGCTTCTATCGAACATTAGCTATAACAGCCAGAAATTCCCTCTTCGACTCGGTTTCGCATTATTTGTACAATTTTAATCAACGTGGTAAATTATCACTTTTTGTACTTGTTGCATAAAAAACTATAACGCACCCATAATGAGTGACATCATAGTgacaaaataaacctaaatttcaaaattagatATATTTCACTGTAGTAATtgtgatccattttttctGCAGCTAAAAACATACCAACAAGGAGCCGCAAGGGAAAAGTAGAGCAAAAAGAAGTTTCGGAAAGAATCAATGAAGTACTGCATgtgaaaactaatttaaaagaCGAGGAAAATTCGTATGAGGGGACTGAGATGGGTGATGGAAGTTCGCGCTTACCTTGCAAAAGGCAGAAAAGGGAAAGCACGTTAAAAACACCTGAAAAAACGAAGAGGGCAGGTAagttttttaccaattttatGAAAGTGGTAAATATTGattgttttctttgaaaatttaagtttttcaatcaattactgtttaattttgttcaaacatTCATTAAAGATAGTCCCAAAAGATCAAGAGCAGGCTTAAAatccaaaatcaaaaaagatatacaaaaaaaagcgACAATAAGCCCCAGGGCGCTTCGAGCTAAGGCAAGAAGTAAGGCACAGTTAacaggtaaatttttaacacaatttAAGCACTAATAAGGAAGTATTAAATACATTATTATTGTAGAATTGGACTGTTCAATAGCTGGAAAGGCCAGGAAATAAGTGGAGAACCAAGAAGATTGAAGATAAATCagaagtttttgttgaagtaCCTGatctttttatcattttaaagccGAAATTGTCAATATTCTTATAACTCTACCAATGAGAAAATTTCTATCAATATGCTAAAGGTACGGGAACAAGTTACTCGGCTGCTAGAAAGTTTGCTGGTTTAcggaaattgtaatttttttacttatataAAACTTACTCTAAACAGTCAAGTCCTGGCGGCTTTACCAAGAGaacaatattcatttaaaGTGTGGGATAAAATCAGAATATTCTTTAATTTCGtgattttcatggaaattatgTTCCAGGTAAAGTTACTAGTACTTCGTATGGTCCCAACGGTCTAGAAGTATTTTAGTTTTGTCCGtgctttttggaaaattgggCAGTAGTCTATCGCGGcgaaattagaagaaatgaCGTCACCAGGACATCTTACGTCTTATGCATATTTATATATCTCGATTTACCCGAGGCCTGAGGCATCTCTGGCAACAAAGTGACGTTATAAGAGTATTATTACATGTTTTTtcgttcaaaaaataaaaacgtttttagtGGTATGCCAAGAATTGTTTGCTATATCCAGTCCTTCTAAGTCGTTGAACCTTAAGGGttatttcgttaattttcaattaagttaATTTGACTGTAATGACTTATAGAAATCAAAACATTCAATCTTAAGCTTTTGTTGTAACTGGACCTAAGCGTTTTTCTTGgggaattttcaaatcaaatttcattgttgACAATTGGGCTTTAAGCCATATTaacttgtttttaaatatcgttATAGTAGTGCTTTTACCTACCGGATCCCAGAGGTCAGTTAGTTTTTCATGTTCCGTTTTCATTGTGAACCATTACATTGCACATTACTCTGTAAAAAGATATGgagaatatatatttttcagttcAAAATATGGGATTATTCCGCCAACAACCTCACCTTACAGTGTTGTGGTTTGCCTTTCGCACGTTCATAACAGTTGAGTAATCGAGCTTTTTGGATCCTAAAAATGTAGAAACTGTTTTACTTACTTTAgtaagaaaaatgtatttcattctgtcgaaaggaaaaaatacaacaaacaaaacaattatcCCGTAACTGatgtcttaaaattaatttgaatacaaCTTAATTGTACTATCGGCTCCCGCCGAAAAGACCCAGGGTTGCAACGGATGAAAGACAACGTCTAATATTCCGAAATCATTGAAGGGTTTATGGTCCTGGAGACGTTTTAGCGGCACTATTAAGGGATTTTTTAGAAGGTCgctaaaaagtaaaataattgtaaaattaagaTACTTTATGTAAACTCAGATTCTCAAAAAACTTCCAAAAGgtttataaaaaacaaaaacttactTGTAAACCATTCCATGGGAAATTATGAGACTTCGATCGTCTGATCCTGAGGCAAACAATGGGTACTTTTTGTGATAAGCCACACCCCGTACCGCAGTtccatgtaaccttaaagttTGGTAAGGTTTTGTACTCAAGTCCAAATCGAACCATAACATTTTTCTATCGTAAGTTCCTacggaaataacaaaaaaaaattacagatttTCTTCTCAACACATGGGGAAGTGTTTGGAAGACACAAGAGTCTCTTTAAAAGTTCGGTGTCTTTGCGTGTTAACAACAAACAAtgtcaagatttttttatacgcTATGGTATTCTACGTAAAAAAAGACCCAAGagggttttatttttaaaagcattttaGACTTGCTCTGGAAATTAtacaactaaattaaaaatgtagtattttacttttttcagtttgcctagaaaatagtaaaacttaaatcaatttttaaaccagGTGTgagttataaaattatttacaaccATTTACAACTAACGGACCCAGGAccccatatatatatataggacCAATTACCTATATAACTTTGTTTTAAAGTGTTTGGCATTTATGCGACGTCTCAAGAATATGGCTATTCTTCCGATGGAACTTCAACTCACCAACTAATAAGTTATCACCTCCAGGGTGGACTGCCATCGTGGATATCCATTGTGAATTcgtcaataattttttcatttgagcCTGCTTTAGTAAATCGTATATCCGCACGTGTCGCTGCGTGGCTACGAATAGGAAGGGCTTCGTCGGGTGGAACAATATACACTGGATAAGGCCTTTAGATTTTGTAAAAGGAAGTTGACTTTTactgaaattcaataaatcaaatctgttattttttcacttaaaaattaatacacaATAAACTTACCGTTTTGATATCTGAGAAATCAACACCGATCGACTCTGACCGTCAGGCATAATTGACCCGAAATAATCTCCTTTGCCATGCCATGTTACCTGAGTTACCATCTTAAAGTGTTTTAACTGAATACGAACACCCTTATCATAGAATGTTTTCTCAGGTTCGCACCACTGCACCGTTGTTTTTACTCTACAAAGACTCCAGTCAAACTTgcttaaatttaatgaatggTAACAACCTGTCGTTAACAACCACATCATTTTTGGGCACCTCTGCTAATACAGCATCTGTCCTGCTGCTTACTACAAAGTCTCCCACACCAGGGTTAATTAGCAAAACGTCGTTTCCAGTGGCTACAAGCACCAAAGATAGGGCGGCATTCGGACACCATTCTACGCAGCGCACAATACTGTCTGTTTGAATAGTTTTCAAACACCTTCCAGTATTCACTTCCCATATTTTTACTGTAATTGATTAAGAAACTTACCTAGCATTTCATgttctttttctttcaaaaagcATACATACTTGAACAGTCATCAGAACCACTGAGCAAATACTGCCCCGTTTTGTCAACACTTATACTTCGTACCATGTCACTATGGCCCTTGTACTCTATAGACAAAGTCGTAGGGAACGGCTGTAAATCCCGAGGACTGGGTAACTTAGGTACTAAAGATTCAGGTTCTATGTTAAGCTTCATTTTTATGGCTCTAGGGCAAAGGTAAAGGTCCAGGCAACGTAAAAAGCGCTCTTTAATAAATCTAGGTATAAATTCAGATTAGTTTATGCCTTAGGGAAGAAacaccagattttttttaccgaGGGTAAGAAGGCACTTTTCTAAGCGCATCGTATTTTTCAGGTACGAAATGCAATTTCCGTTTCCACGGGgcgtttttcaatttattccaATCCTTCATTTCTTTAGCGTCAAATAGGTATTCAGGAGGCGGATTATAAGATTCAGCATGGCCTATATAAACCAAAATTTGCAGAGCAATTACattaagaataaaaatgataaaccaACATGATAAAAACAATGATGAACATTGATATGACACATTCTAAGagtagtttattattttttaactagcaAGGTAATAACACCTGAAAAATTGCAGtaattaatgattaatttcaattatacATACTAAATTAGATGCCTGATATTATTATATACAAGCTCTTTCATCAAACCTTGtataaatttgtcaaaatatcaaaatactaatacaaaaattcaagTCATACCTGGCAAAAGTCTTTTAGGGGCAGCAATATGCTTGTGTATCCTTCTCATCTCCTCTGGATGATCATCAGTGCTCCACAACATATAAAACTGTGGCTCCTTTTTTGCTCTCAATTTGGCTTGTTCTTCTCTTGTTTTTATCCAACCCATTTTCAAAGCATGCACcaattttgacactttttttgcCTCACTTTTGCTTGGCAGAAATGACCTTTTATGCTCTGGGAATTTTCTAATTGGCATTTGTTCAACTTGGCTTGAAAACCTTCAGAACAAGTATTATTAGACATTGCAAATTAATACAATAATCAGCCATTACAGACCATTCTATCCAGGGGGCATATTCATCAAAACTTACATCTGGGATCTTTTGAGctttaattcttttaattaagGAAATATCTTCTTCACTTAATACAACGTTTTGTCCTGTTTGAGGATCTTTGACAGTCCTCCAGAAGTTTGGATCTTCCattctttttaaaaactcaTCCAAATGGTCACCAGTGTCTGGTTTAATTATTGGCTTTCCATCCCAGTCATAACCCAAATGCTTGTATTCATCATACCTGAATAAACGAGTCACTTGAACATACATATTCCACTACCTActtaaaatagttatttacataTACAAGGACTCAAAAAAGATTATGTCTGTGACCTAAATTTGGAGCAGAATGTAAAGTGGAGAACCTTTATTGGGTCAAGGACATAATTCTTCTGTCAGTCCATGTTACATACAACAGTTTAAgcataaattatttctttaattcttcCACATGAGAGTAGAATATTATAGGCAGTTAGATATAACACCTGCTGGATGTAACTCATTGTCTCCACCAAAGAGCTTTAATTCATTTGTGTGGATTCTCACCAATTCTTTGGAATATTTCCCACAGTATTTCTAATATCTTCTTCGTCACTTGTATCATAATCCTCATATTCATCTTTAGGTTTACTTGCAATAATGTTAGAATCTAATGTGTcatgttttttgtctttgttgGTCCTTTTGCCCTCATCAGAGTCCACTTTGGTCTCCACACTGTACTGTACACCTTCGTCTTCTTCATCTTCTGAGTCACTTTCCCCTGACTGGCCACTGAAGTTTTCCTCACTTTCATCTTCTATGAAGCAACAAATTGGCTTAATCAGATATGAAactccacaaaaaaattaccctCTTCCGACAGATTGTCTGATACATTATCATGATCTTCTTCACCTTGTTCTTCAGAAGATTCGTTATCCTCATTATCAATCTTTTCTTGGTTTATGAATTCTTCCTCACTATCTTCAGGTTCAGCGTCAGAGTCTGAGCTATCGTCCTCTTCAACTCCGTTTTGCAGGAAGTCCTGTGTATCaagtaaaacaaattttaagtttGGACATCCGTTGTATTCAAGAAGGAATATTTGGGATAGTAAatctgttttatttaataataaaaaacatatgttagaaattgaattttttaagtcaAACACGCTACCTCCTCTTCCTCTGATTCTGGCGGGTCTATAATGTTGCTTGTTTTCTGATTAGCCACTTCCGTAGTTTTTAAACTTCtttttaatggtttcttcAACTTGCCCATATTCAAAGTATTTCTatgacaaaattttgttttttacttaaatttttcgaatattccGGAGACCGCACGTGAAAAACAATTGAAGTTGAGGTTATTATTAGTTTGGGTAAGCTTCACGAGATGGCCATCATCTAACCCTGACGTCAGTTCTGGTAGTGACAGTGACATATTtagacaaacatatttttaaatgtaaccaaagaaaaattaaaaaaatttgaattttaattttagaaagtttttagAAATCCTTACTAATTTGAGCGTTTAACAACATCTTTAACTcgattaaaaggaaaatatgcAAAAGACGGCATAGAAGATCAATAGTGCTATTTCtcataattattgcattttcctGTAGAAGTTTAGAACAATGATATTTTCTTTGTATTCCAAATTTAATGGTTTTCTATTTACATAAGCAAATATAAAAGTGTAATCAGTTAGGGGACTTAGtgaattttaagatattaaaaatggaGCAAGGGACAGTCAGGTTCATTCCAAAAGGTAGGTAGGAGCTAATTTATTAGACCAAGGTAGTTAAAACTTGCAATTAGTTTCACATctagattattttttcattgtacAACAGTAGTTATTTTTGATGAGGAACACATTCCTTAAATCTGTAAAATCCTCAGTATTAAACTCtgttaaatctttttaaataacaatatgaATGTAGGTGAGTGTGTAATATTTACTAAATGTACCTATTGCAAGATGTCATTTGCTCAAGATACCAACAAATTACTTCATTGTGGAAACCCCTTGATTAGgagcataaaattaaaacccttagaaataaaaattctgtaaaatagCTTAATTTCAGGAGAATCGAAAAAAGAGCCTAAAGATTTTGAGCAGTTTAAAGTACAAATTCAAAAGATTGATGGGCTCTTAGTGAAGGACACTAATAATGAGTCATTTGTAGATGTAACTTTTCCAGAAGGGAGCTATTCCTTTATCAAGTAAGTATTGGAAgtcattaaaatgtatttagttgccatttaagatttattcTTAGTACAGTATAATGCACAAGTTATCTGATTTTccctttattattaaaataaagcaAGTTATCAGAACAGGTCAATAAGCAGCAAGCTGCGTTCTCCAAGAGttcctt
The Euwallacea fornicatus isolate EFF26 chromosome 12, ASM4011564v1, whole genome shotgun sequence genome window above contains:
- the LOC136342580 gene encoding titin homolog isoform X1, which encodes MNSICRLCFRSDLYNLKVHTGEVSEFTLYSVDHRNEDGITITTLIRTLLPELYLGISANPRICNQCYESLKAAFSFRFKCLLTDKLIGIYTRESILPKTSVNLWDVVNYWLNIYCKMPSDANAARIAHWFGFKEKNFEFSNKTASNIDLTEVKIFLNNIARPPSSEGERCQAFVTIDNNDQVVNKQKIPGKGLSDEPKAHDGVIDLTAKGCLNEANIDFVHAEDDEEEWVEHIKILIDSDPEEGVTLQEEGIKIQNPPVANFRKPSEVIQTSRPLERHYLNLNSPVRAAMKAKCPLEITSSMASSSSTQVGRNSITRLDKSSIAPHVKTLSKTKTQTTPSEPCVLPSPPFFNNINSAVKSQAEHSVEKEENLQRLLKAKSESDSLDKTKILKPYQVKSEAKIIRKISSGSENLNCDSVTESVAHEKEIDSEPLLRTNNTDLSSALEWEDGNVKILNTKSITENEGIKRAQPAGKSGNCIKNKPILIKQRSAIEYSEIRPRKSQALSPGQDGKTKNVKNLSAEFITESQAHAQENIHDQEAIKSDDCFKTKLLSKLNDTINANEKLLLKSEVFPPRMYKRKIFKIRRNFDSIMKETTPDKEINCCQHIVNADNCIQTKIIKLKSIINSKENLLMKSQVTTPEISKTENFKILNTEPVMEDMSSDQEKNCVQHLTTKSEICDKTKTFETNKNISLKSQALSLGPIYRIENPKNLNRDSFTSSETAGTPNVSTQQAFNACSRVKTTTLKPKIEATTTKTIENLSSQSGSITKGMIPSQEKNPDQWLAKSGLNAKRKNLSLNVNKNSLDSQALLPRSMYTIGNPENLHCGSFTLSEIPDTGIKNTQQVVTTWSTIGTPALKPKINTAMNTIENLLSENESLPPELLCALENLENLNREITCQTSQYPANQTSNFDLIDIKDEPLDFNFDTNYGVTDWNNFVKVGVPENLKRVIKEEDSEDTISASETEVENFLMSQNIPDVDLEPDIPDYVLITRRHPLSTTPVLENAQPSANDVVCEQESNNITISTENYSQSKPKPKAAPAIRKSAPVQIEEKNEDENVGMYTQRALYDVPHSDQSNVCVLYTNFTDNGDYINDHDYLVNPYMKNDLTTSHKQFGNMCICLLCGLKHASEEHIKHMQHHNSVCLICKVNFKNVFILNLHVRSHIWHCEECGEIVTYSRYEGHHKFHMLKRLTEQQRTVKLKRLTQKERAVKLKHLTEQERTLQTKLLNNTPSPIKCSESHDTGRRTRRKNLKGSVSEHLSTSQKITSNSEPVTLLSLLTKSPKSKQESCSNVKNFPHEPKSEKIVDTSCKHITLKTLLDNSIIAELKKSSLDTKSMNEYREDECSKNRSRKRKSTGLSATNQDKKELKSAEFVDGGQCSSWEVKVEAYSKAKRPNRPEIKKKKEDAKPAKNIPTRSRKGKVEQKEVSERINEVLHVKTNLKDEENSYEGTEMGDGSSRLPCKRQKRESTLKTPEKTKRADSPKRSRAGLKSKIKKDIQKKATISPRALRAKARSKAQLTELDCSIAGKARK
- the LOC136342582 gene encoding ribosome biogenesis protein BOP1 homolog isoform X1 is translated as MGKLKKPLKRSLKTTEVANQKTSNIIDPPESEEEEDFLQNGVEEDDSSDSDAEPEDSEEEFINQEKIDNEDNESSEEQGEEDHDNVSDNLSEEEDESEENFSGQSGESDSEDEEDEGVQYSVETKVDSDEGKRTNKDKKHDTLDSNIIASKPKDEYEDYDTSDEEDIRNTVGNIPKNWYDEYKHLGYDWDGKPIIKPDTGDHLDEFLKRMEDPNFWRTVKDPQTGQNVVLSEEDISLIKRIKAQKIPDVSFDEYAPWIEWFSSQVEQMPIRKFPEHKRSFLPSKSEAKKVSKLVHALKMGWIKTREEQAKLRAKKEPQFYMLWSTDDHPEEMRRIHKHIAAPKRLLPGHAESYNPPPEYLFDAKEMKDWNKLKNAPWKRKLHFVPEKYDALRKVPSYPRFIKERFLRCLDLYLCPRAIKMKLNIEPESLVPKLPSPRDLQPFPTTLSIEYKGHSDMVRSISVDKTGQYLLSGSDDCSIKIWEVNTGRCLKTIQTDSIVRCVEWCPNAALSLVLVATGNDVLLINPGVGDFVVSSRTDAVLAEVPKNDVVVNDRVKTTVQWCEPEKTFYDKGVRIQLKHFKMVTQVTWHGKGDYFGSIMPDGQSRSVLISQISKRKSQLPFTKSKGLIQCILFHPTKPFLFVATQRHVRIYDLLKQAQMKKLLTNSQWISTMAVHPGGDNLLVGTYDRKMLWFDLDLSTKPYQTLRLHGTAVRGVAYHKKYPLFASGSDDRSLIISHGMVYNDLLKNPLIVPLKRLQDHKPFNDFGILDVVFHPLQPWVFSAGADSTIKLYSN
- the LOC136342582 gene encoding ribosome biogenesis protein BOP1 homolog isoform X2 — encoded protein: MGKLKKPLKRSLKTTEVANQKTSNIIDPPESEEEEDFLQNGVEEDDSSDSDAEPEDSEEEFINQEKIDNEDNESSEEQGEEDHDNVSDNLSEEDESEENFSGQSGESDSEDEEDEGVQYSVETKVDSDEGKRTNKDKKHDTLDSNIIASKPKDEYEDYDTSDEEDIRNTVGNIPKNWYDEYKHLGYDWDGKPIIKPDTGDHLDEFLKRMEDPNFWRTVKDPQTGQNVVLSEEDISLIKRIKAQKIPDVSFDEYAPWIEWFSSQVEQMPIRKFPEHKRSFLPSKSEAKKVSKLVHALKMGWIKTREEQAKLRAKKEPQFYMLWSTDDHPEEMRRIHKHIAAPKRLLPGHAESYNPPPEYLFDAKEMKDWNKLKNAPWKRKLHFVPEKYDALRKVPSYPRFIKERFLRCLDLYLCPRAIKMKLNIEPESLVPKLPSPRDLQPFPTTLSIEYKGHSDMVRSISVDKTGQYLLSGSDDCSIKIWEVNTGRCLKTIQTDSIVRCVEWCPNAALSLVLVATGNDVLLINPGVGDFVVSSRTDAVLAEVPKNDVVVNDRVKTTVQWCEPEKTFYDKGVRIQLKHFKMVTQVTWHGKGDYFGSIMPDGQSRSVLISQISKRKSQLPFTKSKGLIQCILFHPTKPFLFVATQRHVRIYDLLKQAQMKKLLTNSQWISTMAVHPGGDNLLVGTYDRKMLWFDLDLSTKPYQTLRLHGTAVRGVAYHKKYPLFASGSDDRSLIISHGMVYNDLLKNPLIVPLKRLQDHKPFNDFGILDVVFHPLQPWVFSAGADSTIKLYSN
- the LOC136342580 gene encoding titin homolog isoform X2, with protein sequence MNSICRLCFRSDLYNLKVHTGEVSEFTLYSVDHRNEDGITITTLIRTLLPELYLGISANPRICNQCYESLKAAFSFRFKCLLTDKLIGIYTRESILPKTSVNLWDVVNYWLNIYCKMPSDANAARIAHWFGFKEKNFEFSNKTASNIDLTEVKIFLNNIARPPSSEGERCQAFVTIDNNDQVVNKQKIPGKGLSDEPKAHDGVIDLTAKGCLNEANIDFVHAEDDEEEWVEHIKILIDSDPEEGVTLQEEGIKIQNPPVANFRKPSEVIQTSRPLERHYLNLNSPVRAAMKAKCPLEITSSMASSSSTQVGRNSITRLDKSSIAPHVKTLSKTKTQTTPSEPCVLPSPPFFNNINSAVKSQAEHSVEKEENLQRLLKAKSESDSLDKTKILKPYQVKSEAKIIRKISSGSENLNCDSVTESVAHEKEIDSEPLLRTNNTDLSSALEWEDGNVKILNTKSITENEGIKRAQPAGKSGNCIKNKPILIKQRSAIEYSEIRPRKSQALSPGQDGKTKNVKNLSAEFITESQAHAQENIHDQEAIKSDDCFKTKLLSKLNDTINANEKLLLKSEVFPPRMYKRKIFKIRRNFDSIMKETTPDKEINCCQHIVNADNCIQTKIIKLKSIINSKENLLMKSQVTTPEISKTENFKILNTEPVMEDMSSDQEKNCVQHLTTKSEICDKTKTFETNKNISLKSQALSLGPIYRIENPKNLNRDSFTSSETAGTPNVSTQQAFNACSRVKTTTLKPKIEATTTKTIENLSSQSGSITKGMIPSQEKNPDQWLAKSGLNAKRKNLSLNVNKNSLDSQALLPRSMYTIGNPENLHCGSFTLSEIPDTGIKNTQQVVTTWSTIGTPALKPKINTAMNTIENLLSENESLPPELLCALENLENLNREITCQTSQYPANQTSNFDLIDIKDEPLDFNFDTNYDWNNFVKVGVPENLKRVIKEEDSEDTISASETEVENFLMSQNIPDVDLEPDIPDYVLITRRHPLSTTPVLENAQPSANDVVCEQESNNITISTENYSQSKPKPKAAPAIRKSAPVQIEEKNEDENVGMYTQRALYDVPHSDQSNVCVLYTNFTDNGDYINDHDYLVNPYMKNDLTTSHKQFGNMCICLLCGLKHASEEHIKHMQHHNSVCLICKVNFKNVFILNLHVRSHIWHCEECGEIVTYSRYEGHHKFHMLKRLTEQQRTVKLKRLTQKERAVKLKHLTEQERTLQTKLLNNTPSPIKCSESHDTGRRTRRKNLKGSVSEHLSTSQKITSNSEPVTLLSLLTKSPKSKQESCSNVKNFPHEPKSEKIVDTSCKHITLKTLLDNSIIAELKKSSLDTKSMNEYREDECSKNRSRKRKSTGLSATNQDKKELKSAEFVDGGQCSSWEVKVEAYSKAKRPNRPEIKKKKEDAKPAKNIPTRSRKGKVEQKEVSERINEVLHVKTNLKDEENSYEGTEMGDGSSRLPCKRQKRESTLKTPEKTKRADSPKRSRAGLKSKIKKDIQKKATISPRALRAKARSKAQLTELDCSIAGKARK